One genomic segment of Lampris incognitus isolate fLamInc1 chromosome 2, fLamInc1.hap2, whole genome shotgun sequence includes these proteins:
- the alpl gene encoding alkaline phosphatase, tissue-nonspecific isozyme, with protein MMVTALLAICACLVFGGLGKPQFPEQEKDPKFWNTWAQRTLKNALELQNLNRNKAKNLILFLGDGMGIPTVTAARILKGQLRGQSGEETQLEMDKFPFVALAKTYNTNAQVADSAGTATAYLCGVKANEGTVGVSAAAIRSQCNTTEGNEVTSILKWAKDSGKSVGIVTTTRVNHATPSAAYAHCVDRDWFSDNEMPAEALQAGCKDIAQQLFENIPNIDVVMGGGRKYMFPKNMLDIEYPEVPKHNGTRKDGRNLVQEWVDKMKDKKGYYVWNKRELLSLNPNNVDYLLGLFEPGDLPYDLERNTETDPSLTEMVEVAIRILKKNPSGFYLLVEGGRIDHGHHEGKAKQALHEAVEMDRAIGRADLLTSIHETLTVVTADHSHVFNFGGYTPRGNTIFGLAPMLSDVDQKPFTSISYGNGPGFKVVNGARENVSTVDYQENNYQAQAAVPLRMETHGGEDVAVFAKGPMAHLLHGVHEQNYIPHVMAYAACIGQNRDHCVLKSNTRRLSPALLYIVALLMLTRLLC; from the exons ATGATGGTGACAGCCCTACTCGCCATTTGTGCCTGTCTGGTTTTTGGAGGCCTGGGGAAACCACAATTCCCGG AGCAAGAGAAAGATCCCAAATTTTGGAACACATGGGCCCAGCGGACCCTGAAGAACGCTCTGGAGCTACAGAATCTGAACAGGAACAAAGCAAAGAACCTCATCCTCTTCCTCGGAGATG GAATGGGCATTCCCACGGTGACGGCAGCGCGGATACTGAAGGGGCAGCTGAGAGGACAGAGTGGCGAGGAGACCCAATTGGAGATGGACAAGTTCCCTTTTGTGGCTCTGGCCAAG ACATATAACACCAATGCTCAGGTGGCAGACAGTGCGGGCACAGCCACAGCATACCTCTGTGGGGTCAAGGCCAATGAGGGCACAGTTGGCGTGAGTGCAGCCGCCATCCGCTCCCAGTGTAACACCACTGAGGGCAACGAAGTCACCTCAATTCTCAAATGGGCCAAAGATTCAG GCAAGTCTGTGGGAATCGTTACAACAACCCGGGTCAACCATGCCACACCCAGCGCTGCCTATGCTCATTGTGTCGACCGAGATTGGTTCTCCGACAACGAGATGCCAGCCGAAGCTCTGCAGGCAGGCTGCAAGGACATCGCCCAGCAGCTCTTTGAAAACATCCCCAACATCGAT GTGGTTATGGGTGGAGGGAGGAAGTACATGTTCCCCAAAAACATGTTGGACATAGAGTATCCTGAGGTGCCAAAACACAATGGCACACGGAAAGACGGTAGAAACCTGGTGCAGGAGTGGGTGGACAAAATGAAAGATAAG AAAGGCTATTATGTATGGAACAAGAGGGAACTCTTATCACTAAATCCTAATAACGTGGATTACTTATTGG GTCTCTTTGAACCTGGGGATCTGCCATATGACCTGGAGAGAAACACTGAGACGGACCCTTCCCTGACAGAAATGGTGGAGGTTGCCATCAGGATTctgaaaaaaaatcccagtggATTCTACCTGCTGGTGGAAG GTGGGCGTATTGACCATGGGCACCATGAGGGCAAAGCCAAGCAGGCCCTGCATGAAGCTGTGGAAATGGACCGCGCCATTGGACGGGCAGACCTCCTGACAAGTATCCACGAGACTCTCACTGTAGTTACAGCCGACCACTCCCATGTGTTCAACTTCGGAGGCTACACTCCCAGAGGAAACACTATATTTG GGCTGGCTCCCATGTTAAGTGATGTAGATCAGAAACCCTTCACATCTATCTCATATGGTAACGGACCAGGTTTTAAAGTAGTAAATGGAGCACGGGAGAATGTCTCTACTGTAGACTATC AGGAAAACAACTACCAGGCCCAGGCCGCAGTGCCGCTACGCATGGAAACCCATGGTGGCGAGGACGTGGCTGTGTTTGCAAAAGGTCCCATGGCTCACTTGCTTCATGGGGTCCATGAGCAGAACTATATTCCCCATGTGATGGCATATGCAGCCTGCATTGGCCAGAACAGAGACCACTGTGTTTTAAAGAGCAACACTAGGAGATTAAGCCCTGCTCTGCTTTACATTGTAGCTCTACTCATGCTCACCCGACTTCTGTGCTga